The Pseudomonas kermanshahensis genome includes a window with the following:
- a CDS encoding Bro-N domain-containing protein — MNLIPFNFNGHEIRVVKDHANEPWFVAKDIADDLGYSWAGTSTIAHVPEQWRGVRSVLTPSGNQKMAVLSEQGLYFFLGRSDKPGALPLQMWVAGEVIPSIRKTGSYQRPMTPAEQLLAQAQTMVTLERQQAEQQVALERVEDRTTKLEQVRYLDSVPSGFETITTIRDRINRRHGLPAWVVNAVMREVSCAPLPYAFVRSRHADEGGQPFAIWPKPAVTQRFDRFVSECTYETAERATHPEIPQGRFKIHPRQQP, encoded by the coding sequence ATGAATCTGATCCCCTTCAATTTCAATGGCCATGAAATCCGCGTCGTAAAGGATCATGCCAATGAACCTTGGTTTGTGGCCAAGGACATTGCTGATGATCTCGGCTATTCGTGGGCTGGCACCAGCACTATCGCCCATGTGCCGGAGCAATGGCGGGGGGTCAGATCCGTTCTGACCCCCTCAGGCAACCAGAAAATGGCAGTGCTGAGCGAGCAGGGGCTCTACTTCTTCCTGGGCAGATCAGACAAGCCTGGCGCACTTCCTTTGCAGATGTGGGTGGCGGGGGAGGTAATCCCATCGATCCGCAAGACGGGCAGCTATCAGCGACCGATGACACCAGCTGAGCAACTGCTGGCGCAAGCGCAGACGATGGTCACGCTCGAGCGCCAGCAGGCCGAGCAGCAAGTGGCGCTGGAGCGCGTCGAGGACCGCACCACCAAGCTGGAACAGGTGCGCTATCTCGACTCCGTGCCCAGCGGCTTCGAAACCATCACCACGATCCGCGACCGCATCAATCGCCGTCACGGCCTGCCGGCCTGGGTGGTGAATGCTGTGATGCGGGAGGTTTCCTGTGCGCCGCTGCCGTACGCCTTTGTCCGCAGTCGCCACGCTGATGAAGGCGGGCAGCCCTTCGCCATCTGGCCCAAGCCAGCCGTCACCCAGCGGTTCGACCGGTTCGTATCGGAATGCACCTACGAGACCGCTGAACGCGCAACCCATCCAGAGATCCCGCAGGGACGCTTCAAGATTCATCCGAGGCAGCAGCCATGA
- a CDS encoding ATP-binding protein: MTSSKFRPAPAERATGIASCEVPGHGQYETKQVEQFDGEWKATECPRCRWEALNLQCEVGVRNAAHADKESDELNRDLFATGITPRFRGCTFDSFINNAESAKVRAQSICRRYAEEFEEHYRAGRALMLLGEVGNGKTHLACAILQHVVREYGARGLIVTAEAIMQAVTDSFRSNAGPSKSDLLSELAAVDLLVIDEVGMHTPRPGKDFMPSLLHEVIDRRYQLVRPTILISNQDREQLPAFIGPRAMDRLRENGGLLAPFTWSSARVGGVA; the protein is encoded by the coding sequence ATGACTTCATCTAAATTCAGGCCAGCCCCTGCCGAGCGCGCCACCGGCATTGCCAGCTGCGAAGTGCCTGGTCATGGCCAGTACGAAACTAAGCAGGTCGAGCAGTTTGATGGCGAATGGAAGGCCACCGAGTGCCCGCGTTGCCGCTGGGAGGCGCTGAACCTCCAGTGCGAGGTAGGCGTGCGGAACGCTGCGCATGCAGACAAGGAATCCGACGAACTCAACCGTGACCTGTTTGCCACCGGCATCACTCCGCGGTTTCGTGGGTGCACGTTCGACAGCTTTATCAACAATGCCGAATCGGCCAAGGTTCGCGCCCAGTCTATTTGCCGGCGTTATGCCGAGGAGTTTGAGGAGCACTACCGAGCTGGCCGCGCCCTGATGCTGCTGGGTGAGGTCGGGAACGGTAAAACCCACTTGGCATGCGCCATCCTGCAGCACGTTGTGCGGGAATACGGCGCAAGGGGCCTGATTGTCACTGCCGAAGCGATCATGCAAGCGGTCACAGACAGCTTCCGCAGCAACGCCGGGCCCTCGAAGTCCGACCTGTTGTCCGAACTGGCTGCAGTCGACCTGCTGGTAATCGACGAGGTGGGCATGCACACGCCGCGTCCAGGCAAGGACTTCATGCCCAGTCTGCTGCATGAGGTGATCGACCGACGTTATCAGCTTGTTCGACCGACGATCCTGATCAGCAACCAGGACCGTGAGCAACTGCCGGCCTTCATTGGGCCGCGGGCCATGGACCGCCTGCGCGAGAACGGCGGCCTACTGGCTCCCTTCACATGGTCGTCAGCGCGTGTTGGAGGGGTTGCATGA
- a CDS encoding replicative DNA helicase — protein MINQDYVACTKDVSRLHSPESEHALIGAMIHQPALIDDVKLEVGDFYQADCAELFELLLALKAKGRQIDVVTLSDARPALADGRGTLAVAAHIAHNTPSVANFTEYARIVKQRSVARRVIAAAHIMSERLKDGEPLDEVLAQGQQAWIALEAEGLDSRKRYRFVGEILPEAIDGVDRRFNREVVLGFDTGLPSLDKFIPGICPGHMVVIAGAPGSGKTTLGLGIAERVALVAKSTSLVFSLEMTDVELTNRSLASVGSVQLKHITEGHSMADSDWPGLTAAVNRLNGAPLIFCDDASLTMRDIRQICRTVKREHGLGSVTLDYIGLVNGESKSASRYEQVTDISKSIKRLAKELGVPVMVLAQLNRGPNNRANKRPTKSDLRDSGQIEADADVVVLVHRDPESEEGQSGVTELIVDKNRHGETGICRVQHQGAYHRFAELVGYQPSNEEVEMGRTFAGRHRTKGAQHETF, from the coding sequence ATGATCAACCAAGATTATGTGGCTTGCACAAAGGATGTGTCACGGTTGCACAGCCCTGAGTCGGAGCACGCCCTGATCGGCGCCATGATCCACCAGCCAGCGCTCATTGACGACGTGAAGCTTGAGGTCGGGGATTTCTACCAGGCCGACTGCGCTGAGCTGTTTGAGCTGCTGCTGGCGCTCAAAGCGAAGGGCCGGCAGATCGACGTGGTAACTCTGTCCGACGCCCGCCCGGCCTTGGCAGACGGTCGTGGCACGTTGGCAGTGGCTGCTCACATCGCTCACAACACGCCAAGCGTGGCGAACTTCACCGAGTACGCCAGGATCGTGAAGCAGCGTTCAGTTGCCCGCCGGGTGATAGCCGCCGCCCACATCATGTCGGAGCGGCTCAAGGATGGCGAGCCACTGGACGAGGTTCTGGCGCAGGGTCAGCAGGCCTGGATCGCGCTTGAGGCAGAGGGCCTGGATTCCCGCAAGCGGTACCGCTTCGTGGGCGAGATCCTGCCCGAAGCAATCGACGGGGTTGACCGGAGGTTCAACCGCGAGGTGGTGCTCGGGTTCGACACCGGGCTGCCATCCCTCGACAAGTTCATCCCAGGCATCTGCCCAGGGCACATGGTCGTCATTGCTGGCGCCCCAGGGAGCGGCAAGACCACCCTGGGTTTGGGGATCGCTGAGCGTGTTGCCCTGGTGGCCAAGTCCACGTCCTTGGTGTTCAGCCTTGAGATGACGGATGTGGAGCTTACCAACCGCTCTCTGGCATCAGTGGGCAGCGTGCAGCTCAAGCACATCACCGAGGGGCATTCTATGGCTGACAGCGATTGGCCAGGCCTAACGGCTGCGGTTAACCGGCTCAACGGTGCGCCCCTGATCTTCTGCGACGATGCCTCGCTGACGATGCGCGATATCCGCCAGATCTGCCGGACGGTAAAGCGCGAGCACGGCCTTGGCTCCGTCACGCTGGACTACATCGGTCTGGTCAACGGCGAGAGTAAGTCGGCCAGTCGATATGAGCAGGTCACCGACATCAGCAAGTCGATCAAGCGGCTGGCCAAGGAACTGGGAGTGCCCGTGATGGTGCTGGCGCAGTTGAACCGCGGCCCAAACAACCGGGCGAACAAGCGCCCCACGAAGAGCGATCTGCGTGACTCTGGCCAGATCGAGGCCGACGCCGACGTGGTGGTGCTGGTCCACCGTGACCCTGAGTCAGAAGAGGGGCAGTCGGGTGTCACCGAGTTGATCGTGGACAAGAACCGCCATGGTGAAACCGGTATCTGCCGCGTGCAGCACCAGGGCGCCTATCACAGGTTTGCCGAACTGGTCGGGTACCAGCCAAGCAACGAAGAAGTCGAAATGGGCAGGACATTTGCCGGCCGTCACCGCACCAAAGGAGCTCAGCATGAAACTTTCTGA
- a CDS encoding antiterminator Q family protein, with protein sequence MKKRTYMDKPLGDTEWLLEQWGSWRMDGMGVPRYVSPSITAAAAGGGCQYSLTDDHALVIDSAVARLTKRNQQMGDFVWLYFGSKWTMVRIGEASRMSERSAREIVKQGVAWVDSFLEQFREAA encoded by the coding sequence ATGAAGAAACGCACCTACATGGACAAGCCGCTGGGCGACACCGAATGGCTGCTCGAGCAATGGGGTAGCTGGCGGATGGATGGTATGGGCGTTCCCCGGTACGTCTCGCCGTCGATCACTGCGGCAGCGGCTGGTGGTGGTTGCCAGTACTCCCTGACCGATGATCACGCGCTGGTGATCGACTCGGCGGTGGCCAGGCTGACCAAGCGCAACCAGCAGATGGGTGATTTCGTGTGGCTCTACTTTGGGTCGAAGTGGACCATGGTGCGGATTGGCGAGGCATCCAGAATGTCCGAGCGATCAGCCCGCGAGATAGTGAAGCAGGGCGTGGCCTGGGTGGATTCGTTCTTGGAACAATTTCGCGAAGCTGCGTAA
- a CDS encoding phage holin, lambda family has protein sequence MAPMPEKDPGLWAALIAWVIAHQPQLGAAGLSVAIAALRVVYGGGSRRQMLLEGALCGLITLALVPLLEWMGLPQGMATFAGGAVGFMGVEKLRGYSDLFMSRQAKGQ, from the coding sequence ATGGCCCCGATGCCCGAGAAAGACCCCGGCCTCTGGGCCGCCCTTATTGCCTGGGTAATTGCTCACCAGCCACAGCTGGGTGCTGCAGGACTATCCGTCGCAATCGCTGCTTTGCGCGTTGTGTATGGCGGCGGCAGTCGACGCCAGATGTTGCTGGAAGGTGCGCTGTGCGGCCTGATCACCCTGGCCCTTGTGCCACTGCTTGAGTGGATGGGTCTTCCCCAAGGAATGGCCACCTTCGCTGGTGGTGCCGTCGGCTTCATGGGAGTGGAGAAGCTTCGCGGGTACTCCGATTTGTTCATGTCTCGCCAGGCCAAAGGGCAATGA
- a CDS encoding HNH endonuclease signature motif containing protein: MPLRPGTHKPPGAVTAKHQPPEQRGSSTERGYGYRWQQARAGYLRKHPLCVHCQREGRVEPATELDHITPHRGDKDLFWSRANWQGLCRTHHSRKTAAEDGGWGNRRVIK, translated from the coding sequence ATGCCGCTGAGGCCGGGTACGCACAAGCCACCCGGCGCGGTCACTGCTAAGCATCAGCCGCCAGAGCAGCGCGGGAGCAGCACAGAGCGCGGTTACGGCTACAGGTGGCAGCAGGCCCGAGCGGGCTATCTGCGCAAGCATCCGCTATGCGTGCACTGCCAACGAGAGGGAAGGGTAGAGCCAGCCACTGAGCTGGACCACATCACTCCTCACCGAGGCGACAAGGACCTGTTCTGGTCCAGGGCGAACTGGCAGGGCCTGTGCCGTACTCACCACTCACGCAAGACGGCAGCAGAGGACGGCGGCTGGGGGAATCGGAGGGTTATCAAGTGA
- a CDS encoding HNH endonuclease: MTITADDGVKRKTLVHRLVALAFLGPCPTGDHLVRHLDGDGTNNRSANLAWGNELSNFHDAVGHGTRELSPCGQGRVLEATSVREVMRSLALGMTGAQVSALTGVSRSQVSRIKNGRRWRHLTAA; encoded by the coding sequence GTGACCATCACCGCCGATGACGGGGTCAAGAGGAAGACTTTGGTTCACCGCCTTGTCGCATTGGCATTCTTAGGTCCATGCCCCACAGGCGACCACTTAGTCAGGCATCTTGATGGAGACGGAACGAATAATCGCTCGGCCAATTTGGCGTGGGGTAATGAACTGAGCAACTTCCATGATGCTGTGGGGCACGGCACGCGCGAGCTTAGCCCTTGCGGCCAAGGCCGTGTGCTTGAAGCGACTTCGGTGCGCGAGGTTATGCGAAGTCTTGCGCTAGGTATGACTGGAGCCCAGGTCTCTGCCCTCACTGGTGTCAGCAGGTCTCAGGTGAGCAGGATCAAGAACGGCCGCCGCTGGCGACACCTCACTGCCGCCTGA
- a CDS encoding terminase large subunit, translating to MRDFVKIATDYAKGAVADKKRKRHGKLIRQAAQRFLDDLKRAKKKDSPFIFDPWHANDPCDFIEKLHHVEGKWEKPTIVMHPSHIFFVVQLFGFRKRQWVFTEGWGDDGKFHPRRFTSALFAVARKNAKSTLSSAILLYCECCEPEEGAQIISAATTFPQASIIFNAAKRMTEKNADLREHFGLEVWAKSISRVQTGASFKPIHAKASTQDGLNPSHVGLDEIHAHKTADLLNVLQSAAGARGNPLWLFTTTEGYTNPGPWAEIRMFAKKLLGGLFGTTADHYLVVFYAVDDEDKSLGIKADEDFDEKAWIKANPLMDVNPHLMAAIQKEAIEAKQMPSKMAEFRIKRLNRPASTADGWVDLNKWQQCGGEIDLDWLAQYPCWGGLDLASTRDLTSFRLVWDVDGVLYTYGWRWAPESAVAFRTERGTVPYAAWVESGLLKQTEGDVTDYAVIEADVKAVCERFNVQAIGYDRWNATDLVNRLVAAELPLVEFIQGPKSYHPAMQTLELAYISGKLVHGGDMLLNWCASNLIARRDDNMNMAPDKKRSADKIDDMTALLMAVGVSKAGQEQPITDLCVVL from the coding sequence ATGCGTGACTTCGTCAAGATCGCTACCGACTACGCGAAGGGGGCTGTCGCCGACAAGAAGCGGAAACGCCACGGCAAGCTGATCCGCCAGGCTGCCCAGCGATTCCTGGATGACCTGAAGCGTGCCAAGAAGAAGGACAGCCCCTTCATCTTCGACCCCTGGCACGCGAACGACCCGTGCGACTTCATCGAGAAGCTGCACCACGTTGAAGGCAAGTGGGAAAAGCCGACCATCGTGATGCACCCTTCGCACATCTTCTTTGTGGTCCAGCTGTTTGGATTCCGAAAACGGCAGTGGGTGTTCACCGAAGGCTGGGGCGACGACGGGAAGTTTCACCCGCGCCGGTTCACCTCGGCACTGTTTGCAGTAGCCCGGAAGAACGCCAAGAGCACGCTGTCCTCGGCCATCCTGCTGTACTGCGAATGCTGCGAGCCCGAAGAGGGCGCGCAGATCATCAGCGCGGCCACCACCTTTCCGCAGGCGTCGATCATCTTCAACGCCGCCAAGCGGATGACCGAGAAGAACGCCGACCTGCGCGAGCACTTCGGGCTCGAGGTCTGGGCCAAGTCCATCAGCCGCGTTCAGACCGGTGCCAGCTTCAAGCCGATCCACGCCAAGGCATCGACCCAGGATGGTCTGAACCCATCACACGTCGGCCTTGACGAGATCCACGCGCACAAGACCGCTGACCTGCTGAACGTTCTCCAGTCAGCAGCTGGTGCCCGGGGTAACCCGCTGTGGCTGTTCACGACCACCGAGGGCTACACCAACCCCGGGCCCTGGGCGGAAATTCGCATGTTCGCGAAGAAGCTGCTGGGCGGACTGTTCGGCACCACCGCCGATCACTACCTGGTGGTGTTCTATGCGGTGGATGACGAGGACAAGAGCCTCGGCATTAAGGCCGATGAAGACTTCGACGAGAAGGCCTGGATCAAGGCCAACCCGCTGATGGACGTTAACCCACACTTGATGGCGGCGATCCAGAAGGAAGCCATCGAGGCGAAGCAGATGCCATCGAAGATGGCGGAGTTTCGCATCAAGCGATTGAACCGGCCGGCCTCTACGGCTGACGGCTGGGTCGACCTGAACAAGTGGCAGCAATGCGGCGGTGAGATCGACCTGGACTGGCTTGCACAGTACCCGTGCTGGGGTGGGCTGGACCTGGCGTCCACTCGCGACCTCACGTCGTTCCGCCTGGTGTGGGATGTCGACGGCGTTCTGTACACCTACGGGTGGCGCTGGGCTCCGGAGAGCGCCGTGGCTTTCCGCACCGAGCGCGGCACCGTGCCGTACGCCGCCTGGGTGGAATCCGGCCTGCTCAAGCAGACCGAGGGCGACGTTACCGATTACGCGGTTATCGAGGCCGACGTGAAGGCGGTCTGTGAGCGCTTCAACGTCCAGGCCATTGGCTATGACCGTTGGAATGCCACCGACCTGGTGAACCGGCTGGTGGCTGCCGAGCTCCCGCTGGTTGAGTTCATCCAGGGGCCGAAGTCGTACCACCCGGCGATGCAGACCCTGGAGCTGGCCTATATCTCCGGCAAGTTGGTGCATGGCGGCGACATGCTGCTGAACTGGTGCGCCTCCAACCTCATCGCCCGGCGCGACGACAACATGAACATGGCCCCGGACAAGAAGCGTTCGGCGGACAAGATCGACGACATGACCGCTCTGCTTATGGCTGTGGGCGTTTCTAAGGCAGGGCAAGAGCAGCCCATAACTGACCTATGCGTGGTGCTGTGA
- a CDS encoding phage portal protein: MREELGELKNKELTWNEMDRSQWADFFGAVPSSAGVVVTTETAKRSAAVYACCRLIAGAVALLPLPIYERTENGGRARANHDLWWLLNESPYPTLTACSFWEWMLSSMLLRGDGLAQIVRDRSGKPVRLMPLPRECVSIVRVGDTLHYYVNDDGKYFGLESEDVLHFPGFGFDGTKGESVIRYAARQAVGAALAADEYAGEFFSNGASPSIAITYPAGVSPGTEQQDYLRQQFTEKYTGRTNHHKPMLLVNGGDIKPVSLTAEDAQLLETRKFQVIEIARAFGAPPHMIGETSASTSWGTGIEQMSIGFVRYTLGPHLRRIEQELNRKLWPRSTRYFTEFNREGLLAGDSKTEADVLGKALGGPGAQGWMVVNEVRAIKNLPPVPGGDKLYFSTASQKPAKPPEAQPDEPDPTVQE, from the coding sequence ATGCGCGAGGAACTGGGCGAGCTCAAGAACAAAGAGCTCACCTGGAACGAAATGGATCGCTCCCAGTGGGCTGACTTCTTTGGTGCCGTGCCTTCCTCGGCCGGCGTGGTTGTCACCACCGAGACCGCCAAGCGCAGCGCCGCCGTGTATGCCTGCTGCCGACTGATCGCCGGTGCGGTGGCTTTGCTGCCGCTGCCGATCTATGAGCGCACCGAGAACGGCGGCCGGGCTCGGGCGAATCACGACCTGTGGTGGCTGCTGAACGAATCGCCCTATCCAACGCTGACGGCCTGTTCATTCTGGGAGTGGATGCTGTCGTCCATGCTTTTGCGTGGCGATGGCCTCGCCCAGATCGTCCGCGATCGCTCCGGAAAGCCTGTGCGGCTCATGCCGCTTCCCCGGGAGTGTGTATCGATCGTGCGGGTTGGCGACACGCTGCACTACTACGTGAATGACGACGGCAAGTACTTCGGCCTGGAGTCGGAGGATGTCTTGCACTTCCCCGGCTTTGGGTTCGACGGCACCAAGGGCGAGTCGGTGATTCGCTACGCCGCCCGCCAGGCCGTGGGTGCTGCTCTGGCCGCCGACGAGTATGCCGGCGAGTTCTTCAGCAACGGTGCAAGCCCGAGCATAGCCATCACCTACCCGGCAGGCGTATCACCCGGGACAGAGCAACAGGACTACCTGCGTCAGCAGTTCACCGAGAAGTACACGGGCCGCACCAACCACCATAAGCCGATGCTGCTGGTGAACGGAGGCGATATCAAGCCCGTGAGCCTCACGGCCGAGGACGCCCAGCTTCTGGAAACTCGCAAGTTTCAGGTGATCGAGATTGCTCGAGCATTTGGCGCACCGCCGCACATGATCGGTGAAACCTCCGCGTCCACCAGCTGGGGTACCGGCATCGAGCAGATGTCGATCGGCTTCGTCCGCTACACCCTGGGCCCGCACCTGCGCCGCATCGAGCAGGAGCTGAACCGCAAGCTGTGGCCACGCTCGACCCGCTACTTCACAGAATTCAATCGCGAGGGCCTGCTGGCCGGTGACAGCAAGACCGAAGCGGACGTGCTCGGCAAGGCGCTGGGCGGGCCTGGCGCCCAAGGCTGGATGGTGGTCAACGAGGTGCGGGCTATCAAGAACCTGCCTCCAGTCCCTGGCGGCGACAAACTCTACTTTTCGACTGCCAGCCAGAAGCCGGCCAAACCCCCAGAGGCTCAGCCAGATGAACCTGATCCAACTGTTCAAGAATAA
- a CDS encoding head maturation protease, ClpP-related → MNLIQLFKNNQAAKREFRIVSEAREATIYLYDIIGEDWYGGVAAKDFVPQLAALDVDTIHLRINSPGGDVFDARAMAQAIKSHPAKVIAHIDGQAVSAATYVAVAADEVEIAEGGFFMIHNAWTIQMGNAKDFRDQADLLDKVDASISADYERKTGKSAEEVLALMAATTWMTAAEALEGGFVDRLAEGKTATQNHWNLAAYGNAPKALTERPEPTVNREALERRLSLLEKIAP, encoded by the coding sequence ATGAACCTGATCCAACTGTTCAAGAATAACCAGGCGGCCAAGCGCGAGTTTCGGATCGTCAGCGAGGCCCGCGAGGCGACCATCTACCTCTACGACATCATCGGCGAGGACTGGTACGGCGGCGTGGCAGCCAAAGACTTCGTGCCGCAGCTGGCCGCGCTCGACGTTGACACCATCCATCTGAGGATAAACAGCCCCGGCGGGGATGTGTTCGACGCCCGCGCGATGGCCCAGGCCATCAAGTCGCACCCGGCCAAGGTGATTGCCCACATCGATGGCCAAGCCGTTTCGGCAGCCACCTATGTGGCGGTGGCTGCGGATGAGGTGGAAATTGCCGAAGGCGGTTTCTTCATGATCCATAACGCCTGGACCATCCAGATGGGCAACGCCAAGGACTTCCGCGATCAGGCCGACCTGCTGGACAAGGTCGATGCCAGCATCAGTGCCGACTACGAGCGCAAGACCGGGAAGTCCGCCGAAGAAGTCCTGGCCTTGATGGCGGCCACCACTTGGATGACCGCAGCGGAGGCGCTGGAAGGCGGGTTTGTTGATCGCCTGGCCGAAGGCAAGACCGCTACACAGAACCACTGGAACCTTGCCGCCTACGGCAATGCACCCAAGGCGCTGACCGAGCGCCCCGAACCAACAGTCAATCGCGAAGCCCTGGAGCGCCGCCTTTCGCTGTTGGAAAAAATCGCGCCGTAG
- a CDS encoding phage major capsid protein, producing MTIQAMRERRNGLAIEARKLLDETKDKPWTPEHQTKYDTLTGDISDLDGRIEREQKVLDLAAEQHFNKGGDGNKKPGKRDTEDLLSDIGIFDTWTRRGERGFTNEQAAKFFNTMSTTTGSEGGYTVPSAVASSLIDSLKLFGGMRAVAEILNTAQGNPLSFPSSNGTSEEGEILAENAQASALDPAFGTVSLNVFKYSSKIIAVPIELLQDSSIDIEAFIRKRIIERVGRITNRHFTTGTGTGQPRGIVTASSSGKIGTTGQTLTVGYDDLVDLLESVDEAYQLAGSCKFMFAQTVRKLLRKLKDTAGRPIWTPGYEAGITAGAPDLLLGKEVALNNDMPAPAANAKSIIYGDLSKYMIRDAMQVNLMRFDDSAFASKGQVGFLAFMRSGGNLTDTDAVKHYQHSAT from the coding sequence ATGACCATTCAAGCAATGCGCGAGCGCCGTAATGGCTTGGCCATCGAAGCCCGCAAGCTGCTGGACGAGACCAAGGACAAGCCTTGGACGCCCGAGCACCAGACCAAGTACGACACCCTCACTGGCGACATCTCCGATCTCGATGGCCGGATCGAGCGTGAGCAAAAGGTGTTGGACCTCGCCGCCGAGCAGCATTTCAACAAGGGTGGCGATGGCAACAAGAAGCCTGGCAAGCGCGATACCGAAGACCTGCTCTCGGATATCGGCATCTTCGACACCTGGACCCGCCGCGGTGAGCGCGGGTTCACCAACGAGCAGGCCGCCAAGTTCTTCAACACCATGAGCACCACCACCGGCTCTGAAGGCGGCTACACCGTTCCGTCCGCCGTGGCATCCAGCCTCATCGACTCCCTGAAGCTGTTCGGCGGCATGCGCGCGGTGGCCGAGATCCTGAACACTGCCCAGGGCAACCCGCTGAGCTTCCCGTCTTCGAATGGCACCAGCGAAGAGGGTGAGATCCTCGCTGAGAACGCCCAGGCCAGCGCACTCGACCCGGCGTTCGGCACTGTCAGCCTGAACGTGTTCAAGTACAGCTCCAAAATCATCGCGGTGCCGATCGAGCTGCTGCAGGACAGTTCGATCGATATCGAGGCGTTCATTCGCAAGCGCATCATCGAGCGTGTCGGTCGTATCACCAACCGCCACTTCACCACCGGCACCGGTACTGGCCAGCCGCGCGGCATCGTCACTGCTTCGTCCTCGGGCAAGATCGGCACCACCGGCCAAACCCTGACCGTGGGTTACGACGACCTGGTCGACCTGCTGGAATCGGTCGATGAGGCCTACCAGCTGGCCGGCAGCTGCAAGTTCATGTTCGCCCAGACCGTGCGCAAGCTGCTGCGCAAGCTGAAGGACACTGCAGGCCGCCCGATCTGGACCCCAGGCTACGAGGCCGGCATCACCGCCGGCGCCCCGGACCTGCTGCTGGGCAAGGAAGTGGCGCTGAACAACGACATGCCGGCGCCGGCGGCGAACGCCAAGTCGATCATCTACGGCGACCTGTCGAAGTACATGATCCGCGATGCCATGCAGGTCAACCTGATGCGCTTCGACGACAGCGCCTTCGCCTCGAAGGGGCAGGTCGGCTTCCTGGCCTTCATGCGCAGCGGCGGCAACCTGACCGACACCGACGCCGTGAAGCACTACCAGCACTCGGCGACCTGA
- a CDS encoding head-tail connector protein has product MGLQLLEAATAQAVSLEVAKKHLRIAPDDTDLDDEVARIVRAATAWAERITQRSLCPQRWRLHLDGFPCGAVLIPRPPLQTVEAVSYTDAVGAVQTLDPAGYVVNPFEILGRVSLAQGVRWPATRMQAMSVRIDFTAGYEAVPEDIVSAILLLVGHLDQNREQVVTGATPAVLPMGVDSLLAPYCVPGVP; this is encoded by the coding sequence ATGGGGCTGCAACTGCTGGAAGCGGCCACGGCCCAGGCCGTATCGCTTGAGGTGGCGAAGAAGCACTTGCGTATTGCCCCTGACGATACGGATCTGGACGACGAGGTGGCGCGTATCGTGCGTGCGGCAACCGCCTGGGCAGAGCGGATCACTCAGCGATCGCTTTGCCCGCAGCGCTGGAGGCTGCATTTGGATGGCTTCCCTTGCGGTGCGGTGCTGATCCCAAGGCCGCCCCTGCAGACCGTCGAGGCCGTCAGCTACACTGATGCTGTAGGGGCTGTACAAACACTCGACCCGGCGGGGTACGTCGTCAACCCGTTTGAGATTCTGGGGCGGGTATCGCTGGCACAGGGCGTGCGCTGGCCAGCGACACGCATGCAGGCCATGTCGGTGCGGATTGACTTCACCGCCGGCTATGAGGCCGTGCCAGAAGACATCGTTTCGGCGATCCTGCTGCTGGTCGGCCATCTCGACCAGAACCGCGAGCAGGTGGTCACCGGTGCCACTCCGGCGGTGTTGCCGATGGGCGTTGACTCCCTGCTGGCGCCTTACTGTGTGCCGGGTGTGCCATGA
- a CDS encoding phage head closure protein — MRLGRLNHLITIEHLVKTRDPATLEFGEPTWLPFARVYAQVTPLSARDLIAAQAAQSEATARMLIRYRPGVLSTMRILYRGEVYSIEGPPLEDAKSGLEYLTILVSKGVKDE; from the coding sequence ATGAGGCTCGGCCGGCTGAACCACCTCATCACGATTGAACACCTGGTGAAGACCCGGGACCCGGCGACCCTGGAGTTCGGCGAACCTACTTGGCTGCCATTCGCCAGGGTATACGCCCAGGTGACCCCGCTGTCCGCGCGCGACTTGATCGCCGCGCAGGCCGCGCAGTCGGAAGCAACTGCCCGCATGCTTATCCGGTATCGACCTGGTGTGCTGTCGACTATGCGAATCCTCTACCGAGGCGAGGTGTACAGCATCGAAGGGCCGCCGCTGGAGGACGCCAAGTCTGGTCTGGAGTACCTGACCATTCTTGTCTCAAAAGGTGTCAAGGATGAGTGA